One genomic segment of Nocardioides cavernaquae includes these proteins:
- a CDS encoding glycerate kinase, with translation MRVLVAPDKFAGTLTAVQAAAAIAEGWSRTAPGDIIEQAPMADGGPGFLDVLQASLGGALHAVTVSGPFGEPTPAAILLVGDTAYVESGQSCGLHLTGRTDPERATTRGVGELLLAATDAGATTVVVGLGGSGTTDGGAGLLAALGATADCPLDRGPAGLAGLTVVDLGPARARLDGVRVIAASDVDNPLTGLFGAVKTFGPQKGLVEDRMPVVDGWLQDFAAIADRRLALEKGAGAAGGLGYALLLLGATRVSGIDLVSDAVGLPARAAAADLVITGEGSFDFSSRAGKVPYGVALVAGSAARPCIVLAGRVDVGSREMRALGVESAYSLVELVGEERALADPAGALAELAARTARTWSR, from the coding sequence ATGCGTGTCCTCGTGGCTCCCGACAAGTTCGCCGGCACCCTGACCGCGGTGCAGGCAGCCGCGGCGATCGCCGAGGGATGGTCGCGCACGGCACCCGGCGACATCATCGAGCAGGCGCCGATGGCCGACGGCGGCCCGGGATTCCTCGACGTCCTCCAGGCCTCGCTCGGCGGCGCGCTGCACGCGGTCACGGTCAGCGGGCCGTTCGGTGAGCCGACGCCCGCGGCGATCCTGCTCGTCGGGGACACGGCGTACGTCGAGAGCGGGCAGTCCTGTGGACTGCACCTGACGGGGCGCACCGATCCGGAGCGAGCGACCACCCGTGGCGTGGGGGAGCTGCTGCTCGCTGCGACCGATGCGGGCGCGACCACCGTCGTGGTCGGCCTCGGTGGCTCGGGTACGACGGATGGCGGCGCCGGGCTGTTGGCCGCCCTCGGTGCCACGGCTGATTGCCCCCTCGATCGCGGTCCGGCCGGGCTGGCCGGCCTGACGGTGGTCGACCTGGGGCCGGCCCGCGCGCGTCTGGACGGGGTGCGGGTGATCGCGGCGAGTGACGTCGACAACCCGCTGACCGGTCTCTTCGGTGCGGTGAAGACGTTCGGACCGCAGAAGGGCCTGGTCGAGGACCGGATGCCCGTGGTCGACGGGTGGCTGCAGGACTTCGCCGCCATCGCCGACCGGAGGCTCGCCCTGGAGAAGGGAGCGGGTGCCGCCGGCGGACTCGGCTACGCGCTCCTGCTGCTCGGCGCGACGCGCGTGAGCGGCATCGACCTTGTCTCCGATGCGGTCGGCCTGCCTGCCCGGGCAGCTGCGGCGGACCTGGTGATCACCGGCGAAGGCTCCTTCGACTTCTCCTCCCGCGCCGGCAAGGTCCCGTACGGGGTCGCGCTGGTGGCGGGTTCCGCTGCCCGCCCGTGCATCGTGCTGGCGGGTCGCGTCGATGTCGGTTCCCGCGAGATGCGCGCACTCGGCGTCGAGTCGGCGTACTCGCTGGTGGAGCTGGTGGGGGAGGAGCGGGCGCTCGCCGATCCTGCCGGTGCCCTGGCCGAGCTCGCCGCGCGGACCGCCCGCACCTGGTCACGGTGA
- a CDS encoding carbohydrate kinase family protein, with translation MSLLITGSIATDHLMTFPGKFADSLVAEKLDKISVSFLASDLEVRRGGVAANIAFSLAKLGERPILVGAVGEDFAEYHSWLDRHGVDCSSVHYSETQHTARFTCTTDTEMNQIASFYPGAMGEAREIELKPIVDRVGEPAFVLIGANDPDAMLRHTDECRQRGYRFVADPSQQLAFAGGDLIRPLIEGADILISNEYEAELITSKTGWSADEVLAKVGTWVTTLGKDGVRVQTRDGDLLEVGVVDGVTPVEPTGVGDAFRGGLLAALSRGLGWERAAQLGCTVAAYVVETVGTQEYDATRDEILTRLGGTYGADAEKEIRAALGA, from the coding sequence ATGTCTCTGCTGATCACCGGGTCGATCGCGACCGACCACCTGATGACCTTCCCCGGCAAGTTCGCGGACTCCCTCGTCGCGGAGAAGCTGGACAAGATCTCGGTCTCGTTCCTTGCCTCCGACCTCGAGGTCCGTCGTGGCGGCGTGGCCGCCAACATCGCCTTCTCGCTGGCCAAGCTCGGGGAGCGCCCGATCCTGGTCGGCGCCGTCGGCGAGGACTTCGCCGAGTACCACTCCTGGCTCGACCGCCACGGGGTCGACTGCTCGTCGGTGCACTACTCCGAGACGCAGCACACGGCGCGCTTCACCTGCACGACCGACACCGAGATGAACCAGATCGCCTCGTTCTACCCCGGTGCGATGGGTGAGGCCCGCGAGATCGAGCTGAAGCCGATCGTCGACCGCGTCGGCGAGCCGGCCTTCGTCCTCATCGGCGCCAACGACCCCGACGCGATGCTGCGCCACACCGACGAGTGCCGTCAGCGGGGCTACCGCTTCGTCGCGGACCCCTCGCAGCAGCTCGCCTTCGCCGGCGGCGACCTGATCCGCCCCCTCATCGAGGGGGCGGACATCCTGATCTCCAACGAGTACGAGGCCGAGCTGATCACCTCCAAGACCGGCTGGTCCGCCGACGAGGTGCTGGCGAAGGTCGGCACCTGGGTGACCACGCTCGGCAAGGACGGCGTCCGGGTGCAAACCAGGGACGGCGACCTGCTCGAGGTGGGCGTCGTCGACGGCGTCACGCCGGTCGAGCCGACGGGTGTCGGCGACGCTTTCCGGGGCGGACTGCTCGCGGCCCTCTCGCGCGGCCTCGGCTGGGAGCGTGCGGCGCAGCTCGGTTGCACGGTCGCGGCGTACGTCGTGGAGACCGTCGGCACCCAGGAGTACGACGCGACCCGCGACGAGATCCTGACCCGCCTCGGCGGCACCTACGGGGCAGATGCCGAGAAGGAGATCCGGGCAGCCCTCGGGGCCTGA
- a CDS encoding sulfurtransferase TusA family protein, whose amino-acid sequence MRIELDCRGLRCPAPVIALAKALSTVEPGDEIAVVATDVAARVDVQAWCRMRGQEYLGEEKAEDGTPTYVVRRLLEDV is encoded by the coding sequence GTGAGGATCGAGCTCGACTGCCGCGGGCTGCGCTGCCCCGCACCGGTCATCGCGCTGGCGAAGGCGCTGTCGACTGTCGAACCCGGTGACGAGATCGCGGTTGTGGCCACCGACGTGGCCGCGCGCGTCGACGTACAGGCCTGGTGCCGGATGCGCGGCCAGGAGTATCTCGGTGAGGAGAAGGCAGAAGACGGCACACCCACCTATGTGGTGCGCCGCCTTCTCGAGGACGTATAG
- the ctaD gene encoding cytochrome c oxidase subunit I, whose protein sequence is MTATAAPLSDTGRKPLGTNIFRLLTTTDHKLIGKMYLATSFAWFIFGGLLALLMRSELAFPGSQVVSDETFNQLFTMHGTIMLLLFATPLFFGFGNVIMPLQIGAPDVAFPRLNMFSYWLYLFGGLIAGSGFLTPEGAADFGWFAYTPLSNEVRSPGIGGDLWIMGLWMAGLGTILGAVNFITTIICMRAPGMTMFRMPIFVWNTLITALLALLVFPILAGALLSLEADRLLGAHVFDTEHGGAILWQHLFWFFGHPEVYIIALPFFGIVTEILPVFSRKPIFGYVGLVGATLGIAILSVAVWAHHMFVTGAVNLAFFSGMTFLIAVPTGVKFFNWIGTMWGGSLSFDTPMLWSVGFLTTFLFGGLTGIILASPPLDFHLSDSYFVVAHFHYVVFGTVVFAMFAGFYFWWPKMTGRMLNETLGKIHFWLLFIGFHLTFLIQHWLGVEGMPRRYADYLPDDGFTVLNQISTVGAFLLASSTLPFILNVWITRKAPLVGVDDPWGWGRSLEWATSCPPPRHNFHTLPRIRSESPAFDLHHPEIAALEVEPEREEDDK, encoded by the coding sequence GTGACCGCCACCGCCGCCCCTCTGAGCGACACGGGCCGCAAGCCGCTGGGCACCAACATCTTCCGGCTGCTCACCACGACCGACCACAAGCTGATCGGCAAGATGTACCTCGCGACGTCGTTCGCCTGGTTCATCTTCGGTGGCCTCCTCGCCCTGCTGATGCGTTCCGAGCTGGCCTTCCCGGGCAGCCAGGTCGTCAGCGACGAGACGTTCAACCAGCTCTTCACCATGCACGGCACGATCATGCTGCTGCTCTTCGCGACGCCGCTCTTCTTCGGCTTCGGCAACGTGATCATGCCGCTGCAGATCGGTGCTCCGGACGTCGCGTTCCCGCGGCTGAACATGTTCAGCTACTGGCTCTACCTCTTCGGTGGCCTGATCGCTGGCTCCGGCTTCCTGACGCCCGAGGGCGCTGCGGACTTCGGCTGGTTCGCCTACACGCCGCTGTCCAACGAGGTCCGCTCGCCGGGCATCGGTGGTGACCTGTGGATCATGGGCCTGTGGATGGCCGGTCTCGGCACCATCCTCGGCGCGGTCAACTTCATCACCACGATCATCTGCATGCGTGCACCGGGCATGACCATGTTCCGCATGCCGATCTTCGTGTGGAACACGCTGATCACGGCCCTGCTCGCGCTGCTGGTCTTCCCGATCCTGGCGGGCGCGCTGCTCTCGCTGGAGGCTGACCGACTGCTGGGTGCCCACGTCTTCGACACCGAGCACGGTGGCGCCATCCTGTGGCAGCACCTGTTCTGGTTCTTCGGACACCCCGAGGTCTACATCATCGCGCTGCCGTTCTTCGGCATCGTGACCGAGATCCTCCCGGTCTTCAGCCGCAAGCCGATCTTCGGTTACGTCGGCCTCGTCGGCGCCACGCTCGGCATCGCAATCCTCTCGGTCGCGGTGTGGGCCCACCACATGTTCGTCACCGGTGCGGTCAACCTGGCGTTCTTCTCCGGCATGACCTTCCTCATCGCCGTGCCAACCGGTGTGAAGTTCTTCAACTGGATCGGCACGATGTGGGGCGGCTCGCTGTCCTTCGACACCCCGATGCTCTGGTCGGTCGGCTTCCTGACGACCTTCCTCTTCGGTGGTCTCACGGGCATCATCCTGGCCAGCCCGCCGCTCGACTTCCACCTCTCCGACTCCTACTTCGTGGTGGCGCACTTCCACTACGTGGTGTTCGGCACGGTGGTGTTTGCGATGTTCGCCGGCTTCTACTTCTGGTGGCCGAAGATGACCGGCCGGATGCTCAACGAGACGTTGGGCAAGATCCACTTCTGGCTGCTGTTCATCGGCTTCCACCTGACCTTCCTCATCCAGCACTGGCTGGGTGTCGAAGGCATGCCGCGCCGCTACGCGGACTACCTGCCTGACGACGGCTTCACGGTCCTGAACCAGATCTCGACGGTCGGCGCGTTCCTGCTGGCCTCCTCGACGCTGCCGTTCATCCTGAACGTCTGGATCACCCGCAAGGCGCCGCTCGTCGGTGTCGATGACCCGTGGGGCTGGGGCCGCTCGCTCGAGTGGGCCACCAGCTGCCCGCCGCCGCGGCACAACTTCCACACCCTGCCGCGGATCCGTTCGGAGTCCCCGGCGTTCGACCTGCACCACCCGGAGATCGCGGCCCTCGAGGTCGAGCCTGAGCGCGAGGAGGACGACAAGTGA
- a CDS encoding CocE/NonD family hydrolase, which translates to MSHLSGRRIAAAVAALVTLAGPLALTGGADAAPMPAQAAAALPSGWTPRPATYPGTVVKANVAIPMSDGLSLQGDLVLPAKADGTAASGKFPVVVEITAYNKTVIAGGGGGLGGADLSYLVKRGYAFLIVDARGTGTSPGTWQVFGEREQKDAGEAVTWAAKQSWSDGTVGMVGPSYMGISQLFAAGNQPQGLKAIFPQVPGADVYRDIVASGGQLDVGFMPLWLGLVNLTGLMPTGTPDLTALSTILEHLAGSGSTSLQLALDGVLGGEKAYDGPWYRERSTLLQSVPKIQVPTFLIGGEYDLFQRGTPMIFQALQERGVPVKMILGPWNHLQGSSGADVVKAGYGTIAELQLRWFDHYVRGVADPALDSDIPDFTYYELGSGSWVKRNGYLDGQSATSYQLSGSALPTLQKGSLTTGPAQAGTAVVPPLPVSGLCTRSSSQWTAGVSSVLLGETPCDTDNRLNDLAGAVYETAPLSDDLRMLGPINVHLNASSATGDGMLSVHVSRVAPDGRVDRLTGGWQVISLAELDEARSTKIDGQIVQPWHPFTKASQRTLQPGEIAPVDVEVFPTGAVIRKGDRLRISVGAFDVPHLAPHLGVLTSAASVITLHTSPSNPSRIVLPTVSGTGATAGGGTTAAGIGGAVTDITGQLAGGAGLSLPGLGGLLPAGTDPTYDATTAAADALARTESADTTAAPATQPVSATRAVATQPWLLGGIGLFVLLLTTTWVRARKVT; encoded by the coding sequence ATGTCACACCTCTCGGGCCGTCGGATCGCGGCAGCAGTCGCAGCCCTCGTCACGCTTGCCGGACCCCTCGCTCTGACCGGAGGTGCCGACGCAGCACCGATGCCGGCGCAGGCAGCCGCAGCGCTGCCCTCCGGCTGGACGCCCCGACCGGCGACGTACCCGGGCACCGTGGTGAAGGCCAATGTCGCCATCCCGATGTCCGACGGACTCTCGCTGCAGGGCGACCTCGTGCTCCCGGCCAAGGCCGACGGCACTGCTGCCTCGGGCAAGTTCCCGGTGGTCGTCGAGATCACGGCCTACAACAAGACGGTGATCGCGGGCGGAGGCGGCGGTCTCGGCGGCGCGGACCTGTCCTACCTGGTCAAGCGGGGCTACGCGTTCCTCATCGTCGACGCACGCGGCACGGGCACCTCGCCGGGCACCTGGCAGGTCTTCGGCGAGCGCGAGCAGAAGGACGCCGGCGAGGCAGTGACCTGGGCTGCGAAGCAGTCGTGGAGCGACGGCACCGTCGGCATGGTCGGCCCGTCCTACATGGGCATCAGCCAGCTCTTCGCCGCGGGCAACCAGCCGCAAGGGCTCAAGGCGATCTTCCCGCAGGTCCCCGGCGCGGACGTCTACCGCGACATCGTCGCCTCCGGTGGCCAGCTCGACGTCGGCTTCATGCCGCTCTGGCTCGGCCTGGTCAACCTGACCGGCCTCATGCCCACCGGCACACCCGACCTCACCGCACTGAGCACCATCCTCGAGCACCTCGCGGGCAGCGGTTCGACCAGCCTCCAGCTCGCTCTCGACGGCGTCCTCGGCGGCGAGAAGGCGTACGACGGTCCCTGGTACCGCGAACGCTCCACGCTGCTGCAGTCGGTCCCGAAGATCCAGGTGCCGACCTTCCTGATCGGTGGCGAGTACGACCTCTTCCAGCGCGGGACGCCGATGATCTTCCAGGCGCTGCAGGAGCGCGGCGTGCCGGTCAAGATGATCCTCGGACCGTGGAACCACCTGCAGGGCAGCTCGGGAGCCGACGTCGTCAAGGCCGGCTACGGCACGATCGCCGAGCTCCAGCTGCGCTGGTTCGACCACTACGTGCGCGGTGTTGCCGACCCGGCCCTCGACAGCGACATCCCCGACTTCACCTACTACGAGCTCGGCTCGGGCAGCTGGGTGAAGCGCAACGGCTACCTGGACGGACAGTCCGCAACGTCGTACCAGCTCTCCGGCAGCGCGCTGCCGACCCTGCAGAAGGGTTCGCTGACCACCGGGCCCGCTCAGGCCGGAACCGCCGTGGTGCCCCCGCTCCCCGTGTCGGGGCTCTGCACGCGTTCGTCGTCGCAGTGGACGGCGGGTGTGAGCAGCGTGCTGCTCGGCGAGACCCCCTGCGACACCGACAACCGGCTCAACGACCTCGCCGGCGCTGTCTACGAGACGGCTCCGCTGAGCGACGACCTGCGCATGCTCGGACCGATCAACGTGCACCTCAACGCCTCGAGTGCCACCGGCGACGGCATGCTCTCGGTCCACGTGTCACGAGTTGCGCCCGACGGCAGGGTCGACCGCCTCACCGGCGGCTGGCAGGTCATCTCGCTCGCGGAGCTCGACGAGGCCCGGTCGACGAAGATCGACGGCCAGATCGTCCAGCCGTGGCACCCCTTCACCAAGGCGTCGCAGCGGACGCTGCAGCCCGGCGAGATCGCCCCCGTCGACGTCGAGGTCTTCCCGACCGGCGCCGTGATCCGCAAGGGAGATCGCCTGCGGATCTCGGTGGGCGCGTTCGACGTCCCGCACCTGGCGCCGCACCTTGGCGTGCTCACCAGCGCGGCAAGCGTGATCACGCTGCACACCTCGCCCTCGAACCCGTCCCGCATCGTGCTGCCGACCGTCAGCGGCACCGGCGCGACAGCCGGTGGTGGCACGACGGCCGCGGGCATCGGCGGCGCCGTCACCGACATCACCGGACAGCTTGCCGGCGGCGCCGGCCTCTCGCTCCCGGGACTCGGCGGACTGCTGCCGGCCGGCACCGACCCGACGTACGACGCGACAACGGCGGCTGCCGACGCACTGGCCCGCACCGAGTCGGCCGACACCACGGCGGCGCCGGCCACCCAGCCCGTGTCGGCAACCCGGGCGGTCGCGACGCAGCCGTGGTTGCTCGGCGGGATCGGACTGTTCGTGCTGCTGCTCACCACGACCTGGGTGCGCGCCCGCAAGGTGACCTGA
- the coxB gene encoding cytochrome c oxidase subunit II, with the protein MGACDAETEKQIDRWAMPGNSPGTEQGQLIFELWKGAWIAALVTGAITWALIFYACWRYRRRSEDEIPVQTRYNLPLEIFYTIAPIMMVIVFFAHTVRVQEAVLNETPPPDNCVQVVGQQWQWTFNYNESCDNDNGPVVYTSGTGSNIPTLVLEEGKTTEFKLSSPDVLHSFWITGFLMKMDVIPGQTGDERNHFSVTPNKVGDYRGKCTELCGVYHSRMLFNVKVMDSADYAAYMDGLRKDPNSTSDAPLLGGKYATTTAGYDGDEHETGGHE; encoded by the coding sequence TTGGGCGCTTGTGACGCCGAAACCGAGAAGCAGATCGACCGCTGGGCGATGCCGGGGAACTCCCCGGGCACCGAGCAGGGGCAGCTGATCTTCGAGCTGTGGAAGGGCGCGTGGATCGCTGCCCTCGTCACGGGCGCGATCACCTGGGCCCTGATCTTCTACGCGTGCTGGCGCTACCGCCGTCGTAGCGAGGATGAGATCCCCGTGCAGACGCGCTACAACCTGCCGCTCGAGATCTTCTACACGATCGCCCCGATCATGATGGTGATCGTCTTCTTCGCGCACACCGTGCGCGTGCAGGAGGCCGTCCTCAACGAGACGCCTCCGCCGGACAACTGTGTCCAGGTGGTCGGCCAGCAGTGGCAGTGGACGTTCAACTACAACGAGTCCTGCGACAACGACAACGGGCCCGTCGTCTACACCTCCGGCACGGGGTCGAACATCCCGACGCTGGTCCTCGAAGAGGGCAAGACCACGGAGTTCAAGCTGTCCTCGCCGGACGTCCTGCACTCGTTCTGGATCACCGGCTTCCTGATGAAGATGGACGTCATCCCCGGTCAGACCGGCGATGAGCGCAACCACTTCTCGGTCACGCCGAACAAGGTGGGCGACTACCGCGGCAAGTGCACCGAGCTCTGCGGTGTCTACCACTCGCGGATGCTCTTCAACGTGAAGGTCATGGACAGCGCGGACTACGCGGCGTACATGGACGGCCTGCGCAAGGACCCGAACTCCACGTCCGACGCGCCGCTCCTCGGCGGCAAGTACGCCACCACCACCGCCGGCTACGACGGTGACGAACACGAGACCGGAGGCCACGAGTGA
- a CDS encoding HesB/IscA family protein: protein MGDACCGGGHSHDAPTTTTNASVGGSVAVDIETRLDQVNLSPLAASKVKSLLEQEGREDLALRISVQPGGCSGLRYQLFFDERTLDGDVVTDFDGVAVVVDRMSVPYLNGATIDFVDTIEKQGFTIDNPNASGSCACGDSFH from the coding sequence ATGGGCGACGCATGCTGCGGCGGCGGACACAGCCACGATGCACCGACGACCACGACCAACGCTTCTGTTGGTGGATCGGTTGCGGTGGACATCGAGACCCGCCTTGACCAGGTCAACCTGAGCCCCCTTGCTGCGAGCAAGGTGAAGAGCCTCCTCGAGCAGGAGGGTCGTGAAGACCTCGCGCTGCGCATCTCGGTCCAGCCTGGTGGCTGCTCGGGCCTGCGCTACCAGCTCTTCTTCGACGAGCGGACCCTCGACGGCGACGTCGTGACCGACTTCGACGGCGTTGCCGTTGTCGTCGACCGCATGTCGGTTCCCTACCTCAACGGCGCGACGATCGACTTCGTCGACACCATCGAGAAGCAGGGCTTCACGATCGACAACCCCAACGCTTCCGGCTCCTGCGCCTGCGGCGACTCGTTCCACTGA
- a CDS encoding cytochrome c oxidase subunit 4 has protein sequence MKAEAWIFGICTAFCVLVTPAYWIVTDASEKGGDWTGTSALVMTTLLFGMVTLYLGFHATRMDPRPEDRKDGEIADGAGELGFFPPYSWWPLWCSLALTVIVLGVVMAWWLFVIGAVLGLLALQGWIFEYYRGEHAH, from the coding sequence GTGAAGGCAGAGGCATGGATCTTCGGGATCTGCACCGCGTTCTGCGTGCTCGTGACCCCGGCGTACTGGATCGTCACGGACGCCTCCGAGAAGGGCGGTGACTGGACCGGCACGTCGGCCCTGGTCATGACCACCCTGCTGTTCGGCATGGTCACGCTCTACCTCGGCTTCCACGCGACCCGCATGGACCCGCGTCCCGAGGACCGCAAGGACGGCGAGATCGCCGACGGTGCGGGCGAGCTGGGATTCTTCCCGCCCTACTCCTGGTGGCCGCTCTGGTGCTCGCTGGCCCTCACGGTCATCGTGCTCGGCGTCGTCATGGCGTGGTGGCTCTTCGTCATCGGCGCCGTGCTCGGCCTGCTGGCGCTGCAGGGCTGGATCTTCGAGTACTACCGCGGAGAGCACGCGCACTGA
- a CDS encoding cysteine desulfurase family protein codes for MRLPDDGPAGYLDSASSEPLHPAARETLLAALDRGWADPRRLHREARNARLLLDNAREVVAAALDVRRDEVTFTGSGTEAVHRGLLGLVQGRRRQANAILHSAVEHSSVIHAADWAVANGASRTSLPVDRLGRLSADTVRAALAADPAVAALAVQSANHEVGTVQPVAQIREAAADVPLFVDACASMGRLPLPTGWAAAAGSSHKWGGPAGVGVLLVRKGAPWRNPFPVDDRADERTAGFENVPGVLAAAAALQAIVGERDELESRQRPVIDRVRAAVAAIPDVEVVGDPDDRLPHLVTFSCLYVDGEALVTELDRRGFGVASGSACTASTLTPSHVLEAMGVLTHGNVRLSLTRTTSADEVERFLTELPEVVKALRAEVGL; via the coding sequence GTGAGACTGCCCGACGACGGACCCGCTGGCTACCTCGACTCGGCGTCGTCCGAGCCGCTGCATCCGGCCGCTCGCGAGACGCTGCTCGCCGCGCTCGACCGCGGCTGGGCCGACCCTCGTCGGCTGCATCGCGAGGCCCGCAACGCGCGCCTCCTCCTCGACAACGCGCGCGAGGTCGTCGCCGCCGCCCTGGACGTACGGCGCGACGAGGTGACGTTCACCGGGTCTGGCACCGAAGCCGTCCACCGTGGGCTGCTCGGACTGGTCCAGGGTCGCCGCCGCCAGGCCAACGCGATCCTCCACTCCGCCGTCGAGCACTCCTCGGTCATCCACGCCGCCGACTGGGCGGTGGCCAACGGCGCCTCCCGCACGTCTCTCCCGGTCGACCGGCTGGGGCGCCTCTCGGCCGACACTGTGCGCGCCGCGCTCGCGGCAGATCCCGCGGTGGCGGCACTCGCCGTCCAGTCCGCCAACCACGAGGTCGGCACGGTCCAGCCGGTCGCCCAGATCCGGGAAGCCGCCGCGGACGTCCCCCTGTTCGTGGATGCCTGTGCCTCGATGGGCCGGCTCCCGCTCCCGACCGGATGGGCGGCAGCGGCGGGTTCCTCGCACAAGTGGGGCGGTCCGGCGGGAGTCGGCGTCCTGCTGGTGCGCAAGGGCGCGCCGTGGCGCAACCCGTTCCCGGTCGACGATCGCGCCGACGAGCGAACGGCAGGGTTCGAGAACGTCCCCGGTGTCCTCGCCGCCGCAGCGGCGCTGCAGGCGATCGTGGGCGAGCGCGATGAGCTCGAGTCCCGCCAGCGTCCCGTCATCGACCGCGTCCGCGCCGCGGTCGCGGCCATCCCCGATGTCGAGGTCGTCGGAGATCCTGACGACCGACTCCCCCACCTTGTGACGTTCTCCTGCCTGTACGTCGACGGCGAGGCGCTGGTGACCGAGCTCGACCGGCGCGGCTTCGGTGTCGCCTCCGGGTCCGCGTGCACGGCCTCCACCCTCACCCCGAGCCACGTGCTCGAGGCCATGGGCGTGCTGACCCACGGCAACGTCCGGCTCTCCCTCACCCGCACGACCTCCGCTGACGAGGTGGAGCGCTTCCTCACCGAGCTGCCGGAGGTCGTGAAGGCGCTCCGCGCGGAGGTCGGGCTGTGA
- a CDS encoding L,D-transpeptidase, translating into MSHRLTVPARTASALAVLALLTGCSELPPALGGEKTAAAAEPSVAPPAVVLTSNAQGRTVPISTRVTVTAAEGKLTELTLTARNGETAGTTVPGTVLEDGVTWKARGRLEPGTRYVAAGTAVDSSGATVPVRTAFTTEVLSDAQQAFASVAPLNGETVGVGMPVIVTFDATVTDHAALERHMKVTSTPAQAGSWYWVNDREVHWRPATYWQPGTDVKVDLDINSVPAGEGIYGQASRVIDFNVGDAHVYKVNAQTHQMQVYSNGSLLRTIPITTGQAGFVTRYGTKVIMEKFRERTMDAETTGISKDDPNYYRVEGVEYAMRLTYSGEFIHAAPWSVGSQGHANVSHGCTGMSPANAGWLYDMSIRGDVVEYVGTDRPMTFSNGWGDWNLSFADYQAGSAL; encoded by the coding sequence ATGTCTCATCGCCTGACCGTTCCTGCGCGCACTGCGTCGGCGCTTGCCGTCCTCGCGCTGCTGACGGGTTGCAGCGAGCTTCCCCCGGCGCTCGGCGGAGAGAAGACTGCTGCTGCGGCGGAGCCCTCGGTGGCGCCCCCTGCTGTCGTGCTCACGTCCAACGCGCAGGGACGCACGGTGCCGATCAGCACCCGTGTGACCGTGACCGCGGCCGAGGGCAAGTTGACCGAGCTCACGCTCACGGCGAGGAACGGCGAGACCGCCGGCACTACCGTGCCGGGCACTGTCCTCGAGGACGGCGTCACCTGGAAGGCGCGCGGTCGTCTCGAGCCCGGCACGCGCTACGTCGCCGCCGGCACCGCAGTCGACTCGTCGGGCGCGACGGTCCCGGTGCGGACGGCGTTCACGACCGAGGTCCTCTCGGACGCCCAGCAGGCGTTCGCGTCGGTCGCTCCGCTCAACGGCGAGACCGTCGGCGTCGGCATGCCGGTCATCGTCACCTTCGACGCCACCGTGACCGACCACGCTGCGCTCGAGCGCCACATGAAGGTCACCAGCACCCCTGCCCAGGCTGGTTCCTGGTACTGGGTGAACGACCGCGAGGTCCACTGGCGCCCCGCGACGTACTGGCAGCCCGGCACGGACGTGAAGGTCGACCTGGACATCAACAGCGTGCCCGCCGGCGAGGGCATCTACGGCCAGGCATCCCGGGTGATCGACTTCAACGTCGGCGACGCCCACGTCTACAAGGTCAACGCGCAAACCCACCAGATGCAGGTCTACTCCAACGGCTCGCTGCTCCGGACCATCCCGATCACCACGGGCCAGGCGGGCTTCGTGACCCGTTATGGCACCAAGGTGATCATGGAGAAGTTCCGTGAGCGCACGATGGACGCCGAGACCACCGGCATCAGCAAGGACGACCCGAACTACTACCGCGTCGAGGGCGTCGAATACGCGATGCGGCTCACCTACTCGGGCGAGTTCATCCACGCCGCCCCGTGGTCGGTGGGCTCCCAGGGCCACGCCAACGTCTCGCACGGCTGCACCGGCATGTCTCCCGCGAACGCCGGCTGGCTCTACGACATGTCGATCCGTGGTGACGTCGTCGAGTACGTCGGCACCGACCGGCCGATGACCTTCTCCAACGGCTGGGGCGACTGGAACCTCTCCTTCGCCGACTACCAGGCCGGCTCCGCCCTCTAA